In a genomic window of Phycisphaerales bacterium:
- a CDS encoding proline--tRNA ligase, which produces MTTTKGAVHRWTQTLIPTTREAPNDAEVPSHVLLHRAGYIRQVGAGIYDYLPLAWRTLRKVSQIVREEMDAAGASEMLMPALEPFELFAGTKRDVDYGDNLFRLVDRKGRGQRAEATHALAPTHEEVITELMRQTVTSYRTLPLNLYQIQTKFRDEARPRAGLLRCREFIMKDAYSFHMGVEGPGGLNEAYDAMYRAYTNIFTRCGLDFSAVEAESGPIGGSASHEFMVNCASGEDTILKDLKNGYAANVEKCEIGERPAPEKGFFAGDPTGALEEVHTPGCPGIDDVCKFLKVKPENMLKTIVFKVDSTPEDLEKYGEEWVVAVVRGDHDVNEGKVRDLAECKVKLADPAEAKAKGFAIGFVSPRAVVGKKGVLLLVDRDAAVGFDAAKGKPMFWVTGGDKTDYHVKHFNWVRDLGKDPMDAQVKGKSTGGLRGGDKYMVVGDVRNALAGDPSPKDAGAKLEAVKGIEVGHIFKLGTKYSDAMGFSILDKEQKKQSVIMGCYGIGVSRTMAACVEMSHDENGIIWPAAIAPYHVLITVMRPDNEQQTSTAAKLAGELSAAGLDVLIDDRDERPGVKFKDADLIGVPVRLTLGEKALAEGAVEFKLRRDTGKGENVAVGAVVERCVGAVR; this is translated from the coding sequence ATGACGACCACGAAGGGCGCTGTTCACCGCTGGACGCAGACTCTCATCCCGACCACGCGGGAGGCTCCGAATGACGCGGAGGTGCCGAGCCACGTGCTGCTGCACCGGGCGGGGTACATCCGGCAGGTGGGGGCGGGGATCTACGACTACCTGCCGCTGGCGTGGCGGACGCTGCGGAAGGTGTCGCAGATCGTGCGCGAGGAGATGGACGCGGCGGGCGCGAGCGAGATGCTGATGCCGGCGCTGGAGCCTTTCGAGCTCTTTGCGGGCACCAAGCGGGACGTGGACTACGGCGACAACCTGTTCCGGCTGGTGGACCGCAAGGGGCGTGGGCAAAGGGCCGAGGCGACGCACGCGCTGGCGCCCACGCACGAGGAGGTCATCACCGAGCTGATGCGGCAGACGGTGACAAGCTACCGCACGCTGCCGCTGAACCTGTACCAGATCCAGACGAAGTTCCGCGACGAGGCCAGGCCGCGGGCGGGGCTGCTTCGGTGCCGCGAGTTCATCATGAAGGACGCGTACTCGTTCCACATGGGTGTGGAGGGGCCCGGCGGGCTGAACGAGGCGTACGACGCGATGTACAGGGCGTACACGAACATCTTCACGCGCTGCGGGCTGGACTTCAGCGCGGTGGAGGCCGAGAGCGGGCCCATCGGCGGCAGCGCGAGCCACGAGTTCATGGTGAACTGCGCGAGCGGCGAGGACACGATCCTCAAGGACCTCAAGAACGGCTACGCGGCCAACGTGGAGAAGTGCGAGATCGGCGAGCGGCCGGCTCCCGAGAAGGGCTTCTTCGCCGGTGATCCGACGGGAGCCCTCGAGGAAGTGCACACGCCGGGGTGCCCGGGCATCGACGATGTGTGCAAGTTCCTCAAGGTGAAGCCGGAGAACATGCTCAAGACGATCGTGTTCAAGGTGGACAGCACGCCAGAGGACCTGGAGAAGTACGGCGAGGAGTGGGTGGTGGCGGTCGTGCGCGGCGATCACGACGTGAACGAGGGGAAGGTGCGCGACCTCGCAGAGTGCAAGGTGAAGCTGGCGGACCCGGCGGAGGCGAAGGCGAAGGGCTTCGCGATCGGGTTCGTGTCGCCGCGGGCTGTCGTGGGAAAGAAGGGCGTGCTGCTGCTGGTCGATCGCGACGCGGCGGTGGGCTTTGACGCGGCCAAGGGCAAGCCGATGTTCTGGGTCACGGGCGGCGACAAAACCGACTACCACGTGAAGCACTTCAACTGGGTGCGCGACCTTGGCAAGGACCCGATGGACGCGCAGGTGAAGGGCAAGAGCACGGGCGGGCTGCGCGGCGGGGACAAGTACATGGTGGTGGGGGATGTGCGGAACGCGCTCGCGGGCGACCCGTCACCGAAGGACGCGGGCGCGAAGCTCGAGGCCGTGAAGGGCATCGAGGTCGGGCACATCTTCAAGCTGGGGACCAAGTACAGCGACGCGATGGGCTTCTCGATCCTGGACAAGGAGCAGAAGAAGCAGAGCGTGATCATGGGGTGCTACGGGATCGGTGTGAGCCGGACGATGGCCGCGTGCGTGGAGATGAGCCACGACGAGAACGGGATCATCTGGCCGGCGGCGATCGCGCCGTACCACGTGCTGATCACGGTGATGCGGCCGGACAACGAGCAGCAGACGTCGACCGCGGCGAAGCTGGCGGGTGAGCTGAGCGCGGCGGGGCTGGATGTGCTGATCGATGACCGCGACGAGCGGCCGGGCGTGAAATTCAAGGACGCCGATTTGATCGGCGTGCCGGTGCGGCTGACCCTCGGCGAGAAGGCGCTGGCGGAGGGGGCGGTGGAGTTCAAGCTGCGGAGGGATACGGGGAAGGGGGAGAATGTGGCGGTGGGGGCGGTGGTGGAGAGGTGTGTGGGGGCGGTGAGATAG